One stretch of Pseudomonas fluorescens Q2-87 DNA includes these proteins:
- a CDS encoding NUDIX domain-containing protein, which translates to MTDFTNATPSTVDIVKRENCFQGFYKLDRVHLRHELFAGGMSREIRRELFVRHDAVCVLPYDPQRDEVVLIEQFRVGAMGKTTNPWLVELVAGLIDKDEQPEEVAHREAQEEAGLVFAALWPMTQYFPSPGGSDEFVHLFLGRCDSTGAGGLHGLEEEAEDIRVKVWAFEDALQAVRDGRICNAASIIALQWLALNRDEVRGLWS; encoded by the coding sequence ATGACCGACTTCACCAACGCCACGCCGAGCACCGTGGACATCGTCAAGCGCGAGAACTGCTTCCAGGGTTTCTACAAGCTCGACCGCGTCCACCTGCGTCATGAATTGTTCGCCGGTGGCATGAGCCGTGAAATCAGGCGTGAACTGTTCGTGCGCCATGACGCGGTGTGCGTGCTGCCCTACGATCCGCAGCGCGATGAAGTGGTGTTGATCGAGCAGTTTCGCGTGGGCGCCATGGGCAAGACGACCAACCCTTGGCTGGTGGAACTGGTGGCCGGCCTGATCGATAAGGACGAGCAACCGGAAGAAGTTGCTCATCGCGAAGCGCAGGAGGAAGCTGGGCTTGTCTTTGCTGCGCTCTGGCCGATGACCCAATATTTTCCATCGCCGGGCGGCAGCGATGAGTTCGTCCATTTGTTCCTGGGGCGTTGCGACAGCACGGGGGCCGGCGGTCTGCATGGCCTGGAGGAAGAAGCCGAAGACATTCGGGTGAAGGTCTGGGCTTTCGAAGATGCCTTGCAAGCTGTACGCGACGGACGTATCTGCAACGCGGCCAGCATTATTGCCTTGCAATGGCTGGCCTTGAACCGCGATGAAGTGAGGGGGCTATGGTCCTGA
- a CDS encoding DUF3298 domain-containing protein, with translation MSLFKTVSVAAIALTLGACQSLFQPNYRAPLETTRDASEQLQPGCASADCPLVNIDTLHFPTEPALDGIVEKRLLQLTRTTPDAPTAPTLSAYREQFLRNAAPRNSSYLQAKVREQHDGLVIIEVSSYLDTGGAHGTPGRGFINYSRQQHKVLTLSDMLLPGQEEAFWKAAQVAHNSWLISTKLDQEPEFLKQWSFQKTPHVALTYGGVILKYEVSTIAPYALGHIELKIAYPRLNGILKPELFPGRS, from the coding sequence ATGTCGCTTTTCAAAACTGTCTCCGTGGCCGCCATTGCCCTGACCCTGGGTGCTTGCCAAAGCCTGTTCCAACCCAACTATCGCGCCCCGCTCGAGACCACTCGCGATGCTTCTGAGCAGTTGCAGCCCGGCTGCGCCAGTGCCGACTGCCCGCTGGTCAACATCGATACCTTGCATTTTCCCACCGAGCCCGCACTGGACGGCATTGTCGAAAAACGCCTGCTGCAACTGACCCGCACCACCCCGGACGCACCGACGGCGCCAACGCTTTCGGCCTATCGCGAACAGTTTCTGCGCAACGCAGCGCCGCGCAACAGCAGCTATTTGCAGGCCAAGGTACGCGAGCAGCATGACGGCTTGGTGATCATCGAAGTGTCCAGCTACCTGGACACCGGCGGCGCCCACGGTACGCCGGGGCGTGGTTTCATCAACTATTCGCGCCAGCAGCATAAGGTGCTGACCCTGTCGGACATGCTGCTGCCGGGCCAGGAAGAGGCCTTCTGGAAAGCCGCCCAGGTTGCCCACAATAGTTGGCTGATCAGCACCAAGCTGGATCAGGAACCCGAGTTCTTGAAACAGTGGTCCTTCCAGAAGACTCCGCATGTGGCGCTGACTTACGGCGGGGTGATCCTCAAGTACGAAGTGAGTACCATCGCGCCATACGCGTTGGGCCACATCGAACTGAAGATCGCTTACCCACGCCTCAATGGCATTCTCAAGCCCGAGCTGTTCCCCGGCCGTAGCTGA
- a CDS encoding DUF1249 domain-containing protein, whose amino-acid sequence MVLNKLRDRYRVDLVGLQAACEANYARLMRLLPDMRNDPAPRRIAVTHGDQMLGVLALEVLQTCPYTTTLQVRQEHSLPWLPVPQLEVQVYHDARMAEVVSAEHARRFRGIYPYPNASMHQPDEKAQLNLFLGEWLSHCLALGHEFEVVR is encoded by the coding sequence ATGGTCCTGAACAAGCTGCGCGATCGTTATCGCGTCGATCTGGTGGGGCTGCAGGCGGCCTGTGAGGCCAACTACGCCCGCCTGATGCGCTTGTTGCCGGACATGCGCAACGACCCGGCGCCGCGCCGCATCGCCGTGACCCATGGCGACCAGATGCTCGGCGTGCTAGCCCTCGAAGTGCTGCAGACCTGCCCCTACACCACCACCTTGCAAGTGCGCCAGGAGCACAGCCTGCCCTGGTTGCCGGTGCCGCAACTGGAAGTTCAGGTCTATCACGATGCGCGCATGGCCGAAGTCGTCAGCGCCGAACATGCACGACGCTTTCGTGGCATCTATCCTTACCCCAATGCGTCGATGCACCAGCCGGACGAAAAGGCCCAGTTGAACCTGTTCCTCGGCGAGTGGCTGAGTCATTGTCTGGCGCTGGGGCATGAGTTCGAAGTCGTTCGGTAG
- the cpdA gene encoding 3',5'-cyclic-AMP phosphodiesterase: MPNESILTTADAALLVQLSDSHLFAEADGSLLGMNTRDSLRSVIDLVLNQQPNIDLILATGDLSQDGTLESYQAFRQMSGRIDAPARWIPGNHDEPQVMLEAAVKSTLLEPVVDIGNWRITLLDSAVPGSVPGFLAEEQLILLANALSEAPERHHLVCLHHHPVSIGCAWMEPIGLRNPEALFAVLDRFPQVRAVLWGHVHQEVDQVRGGVRLLASPSTCIQFEPGSEDFAVGSQAPGYRWLRLWPDGRLETGVERVVGFAFTPDYESDGY; this comes from the coding sequence TTGCCGAACGAATCCATCCTGACCACTGCTGATGCTGCGCTGTTGGTTCAACTGTCCGACAGCCACCTGTTCGCCGAGGCCGACGGGTCGTTGCTGGGCATGAACACCCGTGACAGCCTGCGCTCGGTGATTGACCTGGTGCTCAATCAGCAGCCGAACATCGACTTGATACTTGCCACTGGGGATTTATCCCAGGACGGAACGTTGGAGTCTTATCAGGCGTTTCGGCAGATGAGTGGGCGAATCGATGCGCCCGCACGTTGGATTCCGGGTAACCATGATGAGCCGCAGGTCATGCTGGAGGCGGCGGTCAAGAGCACCTTGCTCGAGCCGGTGGTGGACATTGGCAACTGGCGAATCACGCTGCTGGATTCTGCCGTGCCGGGTTCGGTTCCCGGTTTTTTGGCTGAGGAACAGTTGATTCTGTTGGCCAATGCCTTGAGCGAGGCGCCGGAGCGTCATCATCTGGTTTGTCTGCATCATCATCCGGTGTCGATTGGGTGTGCGTGGATGGAGCCCATTGGGTTGCGTAATCCTGAGGCGTTGTTTGCGGTGCTGGATCGGTTTCCTCAGGTGCGGGCGGTGTTGTGGGGGCATGTGCATCAGGAGGTTGACCAGGTGCGCGGGGGCGTTCGGTTGTTGGCTTCGCCTTCGACTTGTATTCAGTTTGAGCCTGGGAGTGAGGATTTTGCGGTGGGCTCGCAGGCGCCTGGGTATCGGTGGTTGCGGCTTTGGCCGGATGGGCGGTTGGAGACGGGGGTTGAGCGGGTGGTTGGGTTTGCTTTTACTCCGGACTATGAGTCCGACGGGTACTGA